The Nocardioides pantholopis genome window below encodes:
- the lepA gene encoding translation elongation factor 4, whose translation MVASVPTHVRREELVPQTPAPKPGSTDPAIIRNFCIIAHIDHGKSTLADRMLQLTGVVDARAARAQYLDRMDIERERGITIKSQAVRMPWTVPVGNEEGAESGTYVLNMIDTPGHVDFTYEVSRSLEACEAAVLLVDAAQGIEAQTLANLYLAMGADLHIIPVLNKIDLPGANPDKYAAELAGLVGCEPEDVLRVSAKTGVGVEGLLNEIVKQTPAPVGDADAAPRALIFDSVYDTYRGVVTYVRVIDGKLTHRDRIKMMSTGAVHEMLEVGVISPEPVKAADLGVGEVGYLITGVKDVRQSRVGDTVTSQHHGATKALGGYKHPNPMVYSGLYPIDGDDYPTLRDALERLQLNDAALTFEPETSGALGFGFRIGFLGLLHMEITRDRLEREFNLDLISTAPNVVYEVLMEDGSELVVTNPSEYPEGKIAEVREPVVKATILSPSDYIGTIMELCQTKRGTLQGMDYLSEDRVEMRYTLPMGEIVFDFFDQLKSRTKGYASLDYERSGEQAADLVKVDILLQGEPVDAFSAIVHRDAAYAYGVMMAGKLKDLIPRQQFEVPIQAAIGARIIARENIRAIRKDVLAKCYGGDITRKRKLLEKQKEGKKRMKMVGRVEVPQEAFVAALSTTQPTEKSKK comes from the coding sequence ATGGTCGCGTCCGTCCCGACCCACGTACGTCGAGAAGAGCTCGTGCCCCAGACCCCCGCGCCGAAGCCCGGCTCCACCGATCCCGCGATCATCCGCAACTTCTGCATCATCGCGCACATCGACCACGGCAAGTCCACGCTCGCGGACCGGATGCTGCAGCTGACCGGCGTCGTCGACGCGCGGGCGGCCCGGGCCCAGTACCTGGACCGGATGGACATCGAGCGCGAGCGCGGGATCACGATCAAGAGCCAGGCCGTCCGGATGCCCTGGACGGTCCCGGTGGGCAACGAGGAGGGTGCCGAGTCCGGCACCTACGTGCTGAACATGATCGACACCCCCGGTCACGTGGACTTCACCTACGAGGTGTCCCGGTCCCTGGAGGCGTGCGAGGCAGCGGTCCTGCTCGTCGACGCCGCGCAGGGGATCGAGGCCCAGACCCTGGCGAACCTCTACCTCGCCATGGGCGCCGACCTGCACATCATCCCGGTGCTCAACAAGATCGACCTGCCCGGCGCCAACCCCGACAAGTACGCCGCGGAGCTGGCCGGCCTGGTCGGCTGCGAGCCCGAGGACGTCCTGCGGGTCAGCGCCAAGACCGGCGTCGGCGTGGAGGGCCTGCTCAACGAGATCGTCAAGCAGACCCCCGCCCCGGTCGGGGACGCGGACGCCGCGCCGCGCGCGCTGATCTTCGACTCCGTCTACGACACCTACCGCGGCGTGGTCACCTACGTCCGGGTCATCGACGGCAAGCTCACCCACCGCGACCGGATCAAGATGATGTCGACCGGCGCCGTGCACGAGATGCTCGAGGTCGGCGTGATCAGCCCGGAGCCGGTCAAGGCCGCCGACCTCGGGGTCGGCGAGGTCGGCTACCTGATCACCGGCGTGAAGGACGTGCGCCAGTCCCGGGTCGGTGACACGGTCACCAGCCAGCACCACGGCGCGACCAAGGCGCTCGGCGGCTACAAGCACCCGAACCCGATGGTGTACTCCGGGCTCTACCCGATCGACGGCGACGACTACCCGACGCTGCGCGACGCCCTGGAGCGGCTCCAGCTCAACGATGCGGCGCTGACCTTCGAGCCGGAGACCTCCGGCGCGCTGGGCTTCGGCTTCCGGATCGGCTTCCTGGGCCTGCTGCACATGGAGATCACCCGCGACCGCCTGGAGCGTGAGTTCAACCTCGACCTCATCTCGACGGCCCCCAACGTGGTCTACGAGGTGCTGATGGAGGACGGCAGCGAGCTGGTGGTCACCAACCCCAGCGAGTATCCCGAGGGCAAGATCGCCGAGGTGCGCGAGCCGGTCGTCAAGGCCACGATCCTCAGCCCCAGCGACTACATCGGCACGATCATGGAGCTGTGCCAGACCAAGCGCGGCACCCTGCAGGGGATGGACTACCTCTCCGAGGACCGCGTCGAGATGCGCTACACGCTGCCGATGGGCGAGATCGTCTTCGACTTCTTCGACCAGCTGAAGTCGCGCACCAAGGGCTACGCCTCGCTGGACTACGAGCGCTCCGGCGAGCAGGCCGCCGACCTGGTCAAGGTCGACATCCTGCTCCAGGGCGAGCCGGTCGACGCGTTCTCCGCGATCGTGCACCGCGACGCGGCCTACGCCTACGGCGTGATGATGGCCGGGAAGCTGAAGGACCTGATCCCGCGCCAGCAGTTCGAGGTGCCGATCCAGGCCGCGATCGGCGCGCGCATCATCGCCCGCGAGAACATCCGCGCGATCCGCAAGGACGTGCTGGCCAAGTGCTACGGCGGTGACATCACCCGCAAGCGCAAGCTGCTGGAGAAGCAGAAGGAGGGCAAGAAGCGGATGAAGATGGTCGGCCGCGTCGAGGTCCCCCAGGAGGCCTTCGTGGCCGCGCTTTCCACGACCCAGCCCACGGAGAAGTCGAAGAAGTGA
- a CDS encoding sterol desaturase family protein has translation MTDLWHSLPEPLRDPVALAMPFFVVFVVVEALAAYFLEDEGPDGIAGFAGYDRRDTVASLSMGAVSVVTMALWKSAGLAVYAVLFAYVAPWQLPADAWWTWALAIVGVDFFFYWAHRVAHRVRLVWATHQAHHSSEHFNFATALRQKWNNSHELVIWAPLPLLGVPPALVFFGFSVSLVYQFFVHTERIRTLWRPIELVFNTPSHHRVHHGSDPEYLDRNYGGILIVWDRLFGSFQPELHRPTYGLTTPVGTYHVLRLQTHEYAAIARDVRATPRLRDKLGYVFGPPGWRPDPVARETPAPAGAA, from the coding sequence GTGACGGACCTGTGGCACTCCCTGCCCGAGCCCCTGCGCGACCCGGTCGCGCTCGCGATGCCCTTCTTCGTGGTCTTCGTCGTGGTCGAGGCGCTCGCGGCGTACTTCCTGGAGGACGAGGGTCCCGACGGGATCGCCGGGTTCGCCGGGTACGACCGGCGGGACACCGTCGCCAGCCTCAGCATGGGCGCGGTCTCGGTGGTGACGATGGCGCTGTGGAAGTCGGCGGGCCTCGCGGTGTATGCAGTGCTCTTCGCCTACGTCGCGCCCTGGCAGCTGCCGGCCGACGCCTGGTGGACCTGGGCACTGGCCATCGTGGGAGTCGACTTCTTCTTCTACTGGGCCCACCGGGTGGCCCACCGGGTCCGACTGGTCTGGGCCACCCACCAGGCCCACCACTCCAGCGAGCACTTCAACTTCGCGACCGCGCTGCGCCAGAAGTGGAACAACTCCCACGAGCTGGTGATCTGGGCGCCGCTGCCGCTGCTGGGCGTGCCGCCAGCGCTGGTCTTCTTCGGGTTCTCCGTCAGCCTCGTCTACCAGTTCTTCGTCCACACCGAGCGGATCCGCACCCTGTGGCGGCCCATCGAGCTGGTCTTCAACACGCCCTCGCACCACCGGGTGCACCACGGCAGCGACCCCGAGTACCTCGACCGCAACTACGGCGGGATCCTGATCGTCTGGGACCGGCTCTTCGGCTCCTTCCAGCCCGAGCTGCACCGCCCGACGTACGGGCTGACCACGCCGGTCGGGACCTACCACGTGCTGCGCCTGCAGACCCACGAGTACGCCGCGATCGCCCGCGACGTGCGCGCCACCCCGCGCCTGCGCGACAAGCTCGGCTACGTCTTCGGACCCCCGGGGTGGCGGCCCGACCCGGTGGCCCGCGAGACCCCCGCACCGGCGGGCGCCGCCTGA
- a CDS encoding DNA polymerase Y family protein, with translation MAGRMLVVWCPDWPVVAALAEEGRPTHLPAAVFSANLVVACNDAAREYAVRRGMRRRDAQSRCPELLVLAANPDRDARSFEDVLAALEELRPGVAPLRPGLVALRSPGRYYGGEREAAAVITECLVERGIWDCRVGVADELFTAEQAARRALPQDSVVVPAAGSAGFLSGLPVEVLDDPGAVSLLRRLGLRTLGSLADLPPADVQARFGPRTAWVHRVVRGEETDLLAARTPPPELACHVDFEPPLDSAETVCFSARRTAEQFVEGLARRNLACTEVRVEVESEGAVVSTRRWLHPRWFSAADVVDRLHWQLQGGFRGGEVRAPVERVRLVPETVVPDAVHADGLWGGTDERVERGIARVQGMLGHDAVVAPVLQGGRSPAERQAVVPWGERPTGLRPRELPWPGSIPPPAPARVLATPWPAEVVAGGGHLVCVDERGAVRGEPTRFRTGSGEGWQQVAAWAGPWPVEELWWEAAPGSEPRRVARFQVVGVDGRAWLLTYDSAGGRWVTEAAYD, from the coding sequence ATGGCGGGCCGGATGCTGGTGGTGTGGTGCCCCGACTGGCCGGTCGTGGCCGCGCTCGCCGAGGAGGGCCGACCCACGCACCTGCCGGCGGCGGTCTTCTCCGCCAACCTCGTCGTCGCCTGCAACGACGCCGCCCGTGAGTACGCCGTGCGCCGCGGCATGCGGCGGCGCGACGCGCAGTCGCGCTGCCCCGAGCTGCTGGTGCTGGCGGCCAACCCCGACCGGGACGCACGCTCCTTCGAGGACGTGCTCGCCGCGCTGGAGGAGCTGCGGCCCGGGGTGGCGCCGCTGCGCCCCGGGCTGGTCGCGCTGCGCTCGCCGGGCCGCTACTACGGCGGGGAGCGCGAGGCGGCGGCGGTGATCACCGAGTGCCTGGTCGAGCGCGGGATCTGGGACTGCCGGGTGGGCGTCGCCGACGAGCTGTTCACCGCCGAGCAGGCCGCCCGGCGGGCGCTGCCCCAGGACAGCGTGGTGGTGCCGGCCGCCGGGTCCGCGGGGTTCCTGTCCGGGCTGCCGGTCGAGGTGCTCGACGACCCGGGGGCCGTGAGCCTGCTGCGCCGCCTCGGGCTGCGCACCCTCGGCAGCCTGGCCGACCTGCCGCCCGCCGACGTCCAGGCCCGGTTCGGCCCCCGCACGGCCTGGGTGCACCGGGTGGTCCGGGGCGAGGAGACCGACCTGCTGGCCGCTCGCACGCCGCCCCCGGAGCTGGCCTGCCACGTCGACTTCGAGCCGCCCCTGGACTCCGCGGAGACCGTCTGCTTCAGCGCCCGGCGCACCGCCGAGCAGTTCGTCGAGGGGCTGGCCCGCCGCAACCTGGCCTGCACGGAGGTCCGCGTCGAGGTCGAGAGCGAGGGGGCGGTGGTCTCCACCCGGCGCTGGCTGCACCCGCGCTGGTTCAGCGCCGCCGACGTGGTCGACCGCCTGCACTGGCAGCTCCAGGGCGGGTTCCGCGGCGGCGAGGTGCGGGCGCCGGTGGAGCGGGTGCGGCTGGTGCCCGAGACCGTGGTGCCCGACGCCGTGCACGCCGACGGCCTGTGGGGCGGCACCGACGAGCGGGTGGAGCGCGGCATCGCCCGGGTGCAGGGGATGCTCGGCCACGATGCAGTGGTGGCGCCGGTGCTCCAGGGCGGCCGGTCGCCGGCGGAGCGGCAGGCCGTGGTGCCGTGGGGCGAGCGGCCCACCGGGCTGCGGCCCCGGGAGCTGCCCTGGCCGGGCAGCATCCCGCCCCCCGCCCCGGCCCGCGTGCTGGCCACCCCCTGGCCGGCCGAGGTGGTCGCCGGGGGCGGGCACCTCGTCTGCGTCGACGAGCGCGGCGCCGTGCGCGGCGAGCCCACGCGGTTCCGCACCGGCTCCGGCGAGGGCTGGCAGCAGGTCGCGGCCTGGGCCGGCCCGTGGCCGGTCGAGGAGCTGTGGTGGGAGGCAGCGCCCGGCAGTGAGCCGCGCCGGGTCGCGCGCTTCCAGGTGGTCGGCGTCGACGGGCGGGCCTGGCTGCTCACCTACGACAGTGCGGGCGGCCGCTGGGTCACCGAGGCGGCGTACGACTGA
- a CDS encoding phosphotransferase — protein MIPTTIPHGRTARRLEWQYLPPAVRALIARRCGSPVVSAESQGAGFTPGFASVLTCADGSRHFVKAASVRAQRMFAESYREEARKLADLPAETPAPRLRWSLDDEDWVVLGIEHVTGRAPARPWRPAELDATLDALEECARVLTPAPGGAGAGTFEEEFAAFPAYWDALRAAPLGVPGLAEHADEAAALAAAYASVCGGRTLVHTDVRDDNVLLAPDGTALLCDWNWPVAGAAWIDSVLALIGPRGDGLDVEAVLSARPLTRDLPPEHVDVLLALVAGYFLHQSTQPVPHTSPYIRDAQRWQGDVVWNWLSERRAWS, from the coding sequence GTGATCCCCACGACCATCCCCCACGGCCGCACGGCGCGGCGGCTCGAGTGGCAGTACCTGCCGCCTGCCGTGCGCGCGCTGATCGCCCGCCGCTGCGGCTCCCCGGTCGTCTCCGCCGAGTCCCAGGGAGCGGGCTTCACGCCGGGCTTCGCCTCGGTGCTGACCTGTGCGGACGGCAGCCGGCACTTCGTGAAGGCGGCCTCGGTGCGGGCGCAGCGGATGTTCGCGGAGTCCTACCGCGAGGAGGCGCGCAAGCTCGCCGACCTTCCCGCCGAGACCCCGGCGCCGCGGCTGCGCTGGTCCCTCGACGACGAGGACTGGGTCGTCCTCGGCATCGAGCACGTCACCGGCCGCGCCCCGGCCCGACCCTGGCGGCCCGCGGAGCTGGACGCCACGCTGGACGCCCTCGAGGAGTGCGCCCGGGTGCTCACCCCGGCCCCGGGCGGAGCGGGCGCCGGCACCTTCGAGGAGGAGTTCGCCGCGTTCCCGGCGTACTGGGACGCGCTGCGGGCCGCCCCGCTGGGCGTGCCGGGCCTCGCCGAGCACGCCGACGAGGCCGCGGCGCTCGCGGCGGCGTACGCCTCGGTGTGCGGCGGGCGCACCCTCGTGCACACCGACGTGCGCGACGACAACGTGCTGCTGGCCCCGGACGGCACCGCGCTGCTGTGCGACTGGAACTGGCCGGTGGCGGGCGCCGCCTGGATCGACTCGGTGCTGGCGCTGATCGGGCCGCGCGGCGACGGCCTGGACGTGGAGGCCGTGCTGTCCGCCCGGCCGCTGACCCGCGATCTGCCGCCCGAGCACGTCGATGTGTTGCTAGCGCTGGTAGCTGGGTACTTCCTCCACCAATCGACCCAACCGGTGCCGCACACCTCGCCGTACATCCGCGACGCGCAGCGCTGGCAGGGTGACGTCGTGTGGAACTGGTTGAGCGAGAGAAGGGCGTGGTCGTGA
- the rpsT gene encoding 30S ribosomal protein S20 codes for MANIKSQIKRNKQNEKRHERNKAVKTGLKSAVRKFRELAETGDKDAAVLAGREASRKLDKAVSKGVIHRNQAANRKSAIAKQAASL; via the coding sequence GTGGCGAACATCAAGTCCCAGATCAAGCGGAACAAGCAGAACGAGAAGCGCCACGAGCGCAACAAGGCCGTGAAGACCGGCCTGAAGTCTGCCGTGCGCAAGTTCCGCGAGCTCGCGGAGACCGGCGACAAGGACGCTGCCGTCCTGGCCGGCCGCGAGGCCTCCCGGAAGCTGGACAAGGCCGTCTCCAAGGGCGTCATCCACCGCAACCAGGCCGCGAACCGCAAGTCCGCGATCGCCAAGCAGGCCGCCTCTCTCTGA
- a CDS encoding aminoglycoside phosphotransferase family protein, with amino-acid sequence MSLPAGLLAYAARGPAWVQWLDRLPALLGELQEEWQLTGDGAAAHGHTAVVLPVRTAGGRPAALKVGFPHEEAEQEHLALQHWHGRGAVELLRADPHRSALLLERLHPEDLADLWDLESCEIVAGLYDRLHVPAPGRIRRLAPHVLRWADQLAALPRDAPLPRRLVEQAVTSARDLVATEPPGGDRLLHTDLHDANVLAADREPWLAIDPKPLAGDRHYEPAPLLWNRWEELVSGPGSVRDGLRRRFHTVVDVAGLDEGRARDWVVVRMLVNALWHLQDPAGAVPAPADEWLTRCITVAKAVQD; translated from the coding sequence GTGAGCCTCCCCGCGGGGCTGCTGGCGTACGCCGCCCGCGGTCCCGCGTGGGTGCAGTGGCTCGACCGGCTCCCCGCGCTGCTGGGCGAGCTGCAGGAGGAGTGGCAGCTCACCGGTGACGGCGCGGCCGCCCACGGCCACACCGCCGTCGTGCTCCCGGTCCGCACCGCCGGCGGCCGCCCCGCCGCGCTGAAGGTGGGCTTCCCCCACGAGGAGGCCGAGCAGGAGCACCTCGCGCTCCAGCACTGGCACGGCCGCGGCGCCGTCGAGCTGCTGCGCGCCGACCCGCACCGCTCCGCGCTCCTGCTCGAGCGCCTGCACCCCGAGGACCTCGCCGACCTCTGGGACCTGGAGTCCTGCGAGATCGTGGCCGGGCTCTACGACCGCCTCCACGTTCCGGCCCCCGGACGGATCCGGCGCCTCGCGCCGCACGTCCTGCGCTGGGCCGACCAGCTCGCGGCGCTCCCGCGCGACGCCCCGCTCCCGCGCCGGCTGGTCGAGCAGGCCGTGACCAGCGCCCGGGACCTGGTGGCCACCGAGCCGCCCGGCGGGGACCGGCTGCTGCACACCGACCTCCACGACGCGAACGTGCTCGCGGCCGATCGCGAGCCGTGGCTGGCGATCGACCCCAAGCCGCTCGCCGGGGACCGCCACTACGAGCCCGCGCCGCTGCTGTGGAACCGCTGGGAGGAGCTGGTCTCCGGCCCCGGCAGCGTGCGCGACGGGCTGCGCCGGCGCTTCCACACAGTTGTCGACGTCGCCGGGCTCGACGAGGGCCGGGCCCGCGACTGGGTAGTCGTGCGGATGCTCGTCAACGCGCTGTGGCACCTCCAGGACCCGGCGGGAGCCGTGCCCGCGCCCGCCGACGAGTGGCTGACGCGCTGCATCACCGTCGCCAAGGCCGTGCAGGACTGA
- a CDS encoding AMP-dependent synthetase/ligase has product MAVQLLERVATTPDAEAFRYPRPDETWESVTWREAGERINRLAAGLLALGLEPEQRVGIASSTRYEWILADLAIMCAGGATTTVYPTTNVEDTAYILGDAECRVVFAEDDEQIAKIRAHRHELPHLAKVVTFTGTPDGDWVIDLEALAELGDAHLAEHPTIVEETAKSIPPDQLATLIYTSGTTGRPKGVRLQHRSWVYEGAAIQAQDILDESDLQFLWLPMAHSFGKVLLSAQLACGFATAIDGRIDRIVDNLGVVKPTFMGAAPRIFEKAHGKIVTMQQAEGGAKEKIFLKAFEVGQRVDELKRVGKPVPFALGLQHKVFDKLVFSKVRDRFGGRVRFFISGSAALNSEIAQWFHAAGILILEGYGMTENAAGATVNSPEHYKIGTVGPALPGAEIRIGEGDEVQLRGPHVMEGYHNLPEETAKAFTEDGWLRTGDKGSIDADGFLTITGRIKELFKTSGGKYVAPPAIESKFKAICPYTSQFMVFGDERNYCVALITLDPDAMNIWAAENDMAGASYAEIVRSEKVRAMVAGYVDELNSRLNRWETVKKWDILESDLSIESGELTPSLKVKRTVVAANNADRIAALYDA; this is encoded by the coding sequence ATGGCCGTGCAGCTTCTCGAGCGCGTGGCCACGACGCCGGACGCGGAGGCCTTCCGCTACCCGCGTCCCGACGAGACCTGGGAGTCGGTCACCTGGCGAGAGGCCGGGGAGCGGATCAACCGGCTCGCGGCCGGCCTGCTGGCCCTCGGCCTCGAGCCCGAGCAACGGGTCGGGATCGCCTCCAGCACCCGCTACGAGTGGATCCTCGCCGACCTCGCGATCATGTGCGCCGGGGGTGCGACCACCACTGTCTACCCGACGACCAACGTCGAGGACACCGCCTACATCCTCGGCGACGCGGAGTGCCGGGTGGTCTTCGCCGAGGACGACGAGCAGATCGCGAAGATCCGCGCGCACCGCCACGAGCTGCCGCACCTGGCGAAGGTCGTCACGTTCACCGGCACCCCGGACGGCGACTGGGTGATCGACCTCGAGGCGCTGGCCGAGCTCGGCGACGCCCACCTGGCCGAGCACCCGACGATCGTGGAGGAGACCGCGAAGTCGATTCCGCCGGACCAGCTCGCGACGCTGATCTACACCTCCGGCACCACCGGGCGTCCCAAGGGGGTGCGGCTCCAGCACCGCTCGTGGGTCTACGAGGGCGCGGCGATCCAGGCCCAGGACATCCTCGACGAGAGCGACCTGCAGTTCCTCTGGCTGCCGATGGCGCACTCCTTCGGCAAGGTGCTGCTCTCGGCCCAGCTCGCCTGCGGGTTCGCCACCGCGATCGACGGCCGCATCGACCGGATCGTCGACAACCTCGGCGTCGTGAAGCCGACCTTCATGGGCGCTGCGCCGCGGATCTTCGAGAAGGCCCACGGCAAGATCGTGACGATGCAGCAGGCCGAGGGCGGGGCCAAGGAGAAGATCTTCCTCAAGGCCTTCGAGGTCGGCCAGCGCGTCGACGAGCTCAAGCGCGTGGGCAAGCCGGTGCCGTTCGCGCTCGGGCTGCAGCACAAGGTCTTCGACAAGCTGGTCTTCAGCAAGGTCCGGGACCGCTTCGGCGGCCGGGTGCGGTTCTTCATCTCCGGCTCGGCCGCGCTGAACTCCGAGATCGCGCAGTGGTTCCATGCCGCGGGCATCCTCATCCTCGAGGGCTACGGGATGACCGAGAACGCCGCCGGGGCGACTGTCAACAGCCCCGAGCACTACAAGATCGGCACGGTCGGCCCGGCACTGCCGGGTGCGGAGATCCGCATCGGCGAGGGTGACGAGGTGCAGCTGCGCGGCCCGCACGTGATGGAGGGCTACCACAACCTGCCCGAGGAGACCGCGAAGGCGTTCACCGAGGACGGCTGGCTGCGCACCGGCGACAAGGGGAGCATCGACGCCGACGGCTTCCTGACCATCACCGGGCGGATCAAGGAGCTGTTCAAGACCTCGGGAGGCAAGTACGTCGCGCCGCCCGCGATCGAGTCGAAGTTCAAGGCGATCTGCCCCTACACCAGCCAGTTCATGGTCTTCGGCGACGAGCGCAACTACTGCGTCGCGCTGATCACGCTGGACCCGGACGCGATGAACATCTGGGCGGCGGAGAACGACATGGCCGGGGCGTCGTACGCCGAGATCGTGCGCTCCGAGAAGGTGCGCGCGATGGTCGCCGGCTACGTCGACGAGCTCAACTCCCGACTCAACCGCTGGGAGACCGTCAAGAAGTGGGACATCCTGGAGTCCGACCTCAGCATCGAGTCGGGGGAGCTGACCCCGTCGCTGAAGGTCAAGCGCACAGTGGTGGCCGCCAACAACGCCGACCGGATCGCCGCCCTGTACGACGCCTGA
- a CDS encoding MOSC domain-containing protein: MENARVLSVNLGRPETGEWTGRVGSSGIRKTATPDPVAVRRDGLVGDSVCDRRDHGSPDNAVYVFAREDLDRWSDELGAALPDGQFGENLTTRGIDVNEALVGERWRVGTALLEVAKVRTACRVFAGFMELSGHDPTGWIKRFTRDGRPGPYLRVLEEGVVQAGDPIVVEHRPDHDVTVAVLFRALTTERDLLPHVLSVPALSETVRSRYAARAPR, encoded by the coding sequence GTGGAGAACGCGCGCGTGCTGTCGGTGAACCTCGGCCGCCCCGAGACCGGTGAGTGGACCGGCCGGGTGGGCAGCTCGGGGATCCGGAAGACGGCCACCCCCGACCCGGTCGCCGTCCGCCGCGACGGGCTGGTCGGTGACTCGGTGTGCGACCGGCGCGACCACGGGAGTCCGGACAACGCCGTCTACGTCTTCGCGCGCGAGGACCTGGACCGCTGGTCCGACGAGCTCGGCGCTGCGCTGCCGGACGGGCAGTTCGGCGAGAACCTCACCACCCGCGGGATCGACGTCAACGAGGCGCTCGTCGGCGAGCGGTGGCGGGTCGGCACCGCCCTGCTCGAGGTCGCCAAGGTGCGTACGGCGTGCCGGGTCTTCGCCGGGTTCATGGAGCTGAGCGGTCACGACCCGACCGGGTGGATCAAGCGGTTCACCCGCGACGGTCGCCCCGGTCCGTACCTGCGGGTCCTGGAGGAGGGCGTGGTGCAGGCGGGCGACCCGATCGTCGTCGAGCACCGCCCCGACCACGACGTGACAGTCGCGGTGCTGTTCCGGGCGTTGACCACCGAGCGGGACCTGCTGCCGCACGTGCTGAGCGTCCCGGCGCTCTCGGAGACCGTGCGCAGCAGGTACGCCGCCCGGGCCCCGCGCTGA
- a CDS encoding alpha/beta hydrolase family protein, giving the protein MKIPPLRRLVPAMLPALLLVGSAALVAPGAATAGALPAPAPAAAAGPITPVPVSSYQSKITNDGTTVFHPTAGTGRLPVALLLQGGKVHRQHYEEYAATVASYGFVVVTPNHRRLNFVDLDYYTSTSQVGETLSWMAAENARAGSPLRGRIDTGTMVLLGHSFGGATGLSIAEDKCSIPFCTTLSFDLPAAVKAGSFYGTNNAILGIYPKIDNQIPVQLVQGQADGVAEPAQAEATYAKLGSGPKQLVRVAGANHYGITDGQDPSGAEPEVSPQSLPQATSIEVSARWAALWLRAQLGHAGAAGYVTGTGDASDPLVTVTSAP; this is encoded by the coding sequence ATGAAGATCCCCCCGCTTCGCCGTCTCGTTCCCGCGATGCTGCCGGCCCTGCTCCTGGTCGGCTCCGCCGCCCTGGTCGCCCCCGGCGCCGCGACGGCCGGCGCCCTGCCGGCGCCCGCGCCGGCCGCTGCCGCCGGGCCGATCACGCCGGTCCCGGTCTCGAGCTACCAGAGCAAGATCACCAACGACGGCACGACGGTCTTCCACCCGACTGCTGGGACCGGCCGGCTGCCGGTGGCGCTGCTGCTCCAGGGCGGCAAGGTGCACCGCCAGCACTACGAGGAGTACGCCGCGACGGTGGCCTCCTACGGCTTCGTCGTCGTGACGCCCAACCACCGCCGGCTGAACTTCGTCGACCTGGACTACTACACCTCCACCAGCCAGGTGGGGGAGACGCTGAGCTGGATGGCGGCCGAGAACGCGAGGGCCGGCTCGCCCCTGCGCGGGCGGATCGACACCGGCACCATGGTCCTGCTGGGGCACTCCTTCGGTGGGGCCACCGGCCTCTCGATCGCCGAGGACAAGTGCTCGATCCCGTTCTGCACGACGCTCTCCTTCGACCTGCCGGCGGCCGTGAAGGCGGGGTCGTTCTACGGCACCAACAACGCGATCCTCGGCATCTATCCGAAGATCGACAACCAGATCCCCGTCCAGCTCGTGCAGGGACAGGCCGACGGCGTCGCGGAGCCGGCGCAGGCCGAGGCGACGTACGCCAAGCTCGGCAGCGGCCCGAAGCAGCTCGTGCGGGTCGCCGGGGCGAACCACTACGGCATCACCGACGGCCAGGACCCCAGCGGCGCTGAGCCCGAGGTGAGCCCGCAGTCGCTGCCCCAGGCGACGAGCATCGAGGTCTCGGCCCGCTGGGCGGCCCTGTGGCTGCGCGCGCAGCTGGGCCACGCCGGCGCCGCCGGCTACGTCACCGGCACCGGGGACGCCTCGGACCCGCTCGTGACGGTGACCAGCGCGCCCTGA